In Coturnix japonica isolate 7356 chromosome 7, Coturnix japonica 2.1, whole genome shotgun sequence, one DNA window encodes the following:
- the PARP14 gene encoding protein mono-ADP-ribosyltransferase PARP14 isoform X1 — translation MAGPQPGSFPLLVRGDWGTAEPPAALRKKLLLYFQSTKRSGGGECELRGGAGQLLVCFAQPDVMRRVLDRPAHELEWGPRGKLSLLVTALPQDGSRSPQQPPAEPEAPADEPVPSVRTPAEQDAAAHPQPPAAGTRLFPQRPPPREAPPEVHAGAQEASQWEHPSAEKTELVVKAGEMETAPEPCQVESTEVSLPSPLIVLKNVRENISSYMLTMLVENISGLSEEDGDFSVEMIPELQAAVVAFTGNAATADIVKKLNQSKRAKNQNLTAHLLELTNCIRAENIPPNIPSDYISMYFENKKNGGAQVADVLQLHNEDAAIITFKDHQDVNRILSKQHSLNRRPISVYPYYKSLGTALYGKEGPQIKKPDPVTVPLDPFIWQFLQRKNSLIEVIRSEMANCHCEITWPKGNCAEPKVILHPSAALSERKRSVVQLVRTWNAVASTTFSYSISKYKVEKLKVSTEVWEAIRTNIRAHNELLMIPFTAKGLLVVVGHKDVLKNVVRELNLQIEEVTKEIEREKRTTEEIVILSPGDFAILQSIGLEERIRMEFPDLQLTYDHTQKIISLYGLREEVYKVKGEILVNVQKITKKSVTLHPFVFQFLQRIDNETLSQSLFLSKHISAFYELGPDAVLLKGNGDETLLKAEEELKKELDYKSIALEDESVVQKEEWTALTKENCCNATVTVSQMEGEIIVAGFSQAVAKAFEDLFNFVDENTQVQKVIGGKPVAVLMYIEKEKTSVLDDLKSKGVKIDFSKVVSLSGPRREVLKGTTLIEQMLSALYYKRVVINEPGVKSYFKEREPFFAASVKQEFNCLIRMEEQPEEYPEQQQHSNVGKCYTQMTVQGVLIAVYKADLCTHHVDVVVNASNEDLKHIGGLAWALLQAAGPELQAECDEVVRKMGRLQAGDAVITGAGKLPCKQVIHAVGPRWKEQDAAKCVHLLRRAIKMSLQLAETYNHRSIAFPSVSGGIFGFPLHKCVNAIVSSIKKTLEELNGKSNLKEIHLVDIIEDNVQAFIKALKEVFSDNVPVNNPVQQTSRVHQPSKRTASQSSMNFALVTTVEGLNIMLKKGSIEDVTTDGVVISVGGDLQLEKGQLAKALLSKAGPRLQADLHDEGQGKSPVEGSVFTTKGYGLSCHYVFHAVTPGWLQGSESAMKVLGKIITNCLQAAEELSLKSVTFPAIGTGNLGFPNSVVAKLLFDTVYEFSSKRKTNSLREVHFLLHPKDVNNIQAFSNEFERRCGNDVDEASEGTDFFGPISNPAQDVYEMRIGSITFQVAAGDITKETGDVIVNISNHTFNLKAGVSKAILEGAGKEVENECAKLALQPHDGYITTEGGSLPCKKIIHFIAQENIKVPVSKVLQECELQQYTSVTFPAIGTGQAGRFPDAVADEMMDAITDFARKNSTPSVKTIKIVIFQPHLLNVFHTSMKKRENPGKTKSKSLISWMTSFLMPEKHPPKEKCKVFLENKVDQAAVQICGENEKQVEKAETWLKSTILKEQFQKEIKDDSISDFDEAENEELRDLQKRLNIALFLGDNFIRITGFSKDVWFAYSSIQDIIHRVKIAKYEVIKAELYQNLIEWKYLEKDSYVSFDCMTNMYLESAFIKKQKDVSIIINKKKYKVDVERRYATDEEGQRIRLTRTDKSADQESTALPENWGDMQNQQLKIVVLEQNTKEYKQVEESFLKTSPSLNLKIEKIERVQNPSLWKVYQIKKSQMDEKNGNNNNEKLLFHGTSAESLTFINNYGFNRSYAGMNAAQYGNGTYFAVNASYSAHDTYSRPDGNGKKHMYLARVLVGEYSQGTKGAITPAAKSAGSAVDLFDSSTDNVNNPSMFIIFNDIQAYPEYLITFTR, via the exons ATGGCGGGGCCGCAGCCGGGCTCCTTCCCGCTGCTGGTGCGCGGGGATTGGGGCACCGCGGAGCCGCCGGCCGCGCTGCGCAAGAAGCTGCTGCTCTACTTCCAGAGCACGAAGCGCTCGGGCGGCGGCGAGTGCGAACTGCGGGGGGGAGCCGGGCAGCTGCTCGTCTGCTTCGCCCAACCCGACG TGATGCGGCGGGTGCTGGACCGGCCGGCGCACGAGCTCGAGTGGGGACCCCGCGGGAAGCTGTCGCTGCTGGTCACCGCGCTGCCGCAGGATGGCTCCCGTTCCCCGCAGCAGCCGCCGGCGGAGCCCGAGGCGCCAG CTGACGAACCCGTGCCGTCTGTGCGCACCCCCGCGGAGCAGGATGCCGCCGCGCATCCCCAGCCGCCGGCCGCAGGTACGAGGCTGTTCCCGCAGCGCCCACCGCCTCGGGAAGCGCCTCCGGAGGTGCACG CTGGTGCCCAAGAAGCCTCGCAATGGGAGCATCCATCAGCTGAGAAGACCGAGCTGGTTGTGAAAGCTGGTGAGATGGAGACTGCCCCGGAGCCTTGCCAAGTGGAAAGCACTGAAgtatcccttccttcccccttaATCGTGCTTAAAAATGTGCGGGAAAACATAAGCAGTTATATGTTAACCATGTTGGTGGAGAACATCAGTGGCTTGTCGGAGGAAGATGGTGACTTCAGTGTGGAAATGATACCTgaactgcaggctgctgttgttgcttttactGGAAATGCTG CTACAGCAGACATCGTTAAGAAGCTAAATCAAAGCAAAAGGGCAAAGAATCAAAACTTGACTGCGCATCTCCTTGAGTTAACAAACTGTATTAGAGCTGAAAATATACCACCTAACATACCCAGTGACTATATATCTATGTACTTTGAGAACAAGAAGAATGGAGGTGCACAAGTGGCAGACGTTCTTCAACTGCATAATGAAGATGCAGCTATCATTACGTTCAAGGACCATCAAG atgtAAACAGAATCTTGTCAAAGCAGCACTCGCTCAACAGAAGACCGATATCTGTCTATCCTTACTACAAGTCCCTGGGAACAGCTCTGTATGGAAAGGAAGGGCCACAGATAAAGAAACCAGATCCAGTTACGGTGCCACTGGACCCCTTTATCTGGCAGTTCTTACAGAGAAAGAATAGCCTCATTGAAGTGATACGTTCTGAGATGGCAAATTGTCATTGTGAGATAACATGGCCTAAAGGCAACTGTGCAGAGCCAAAAGTTATTCTGCatccttcagctgctttgtcTGAGAGGAAGAGGTCGGTGGTTCAGTTGGTCAGGACATGGAATGCAGTGGCTTCCACAACGTTTTCATACAGCATATCCAAATACAAAGTAGAGAAGCTTAAAGTAAGCACGGAGGTGTGGGAAGCCATTAGAACCAACATTAGAGCCCACAACGAACTTTTGATGATCCCATTTACTGCCAAGGGTTTACTTGTTGTAGTAGGCCACAAAGACGTTCTGAAGAATGTTGTCCGAGAACTGAATTTGCAGATAGAAGAAGTCACcaaagaaattgaaagagaaaagcgAACAACTGAAGAAATAGTGATTCTGAGTCCAGGGGATTTTGCAATTTTGCAGAGTATTGGGCTTGAAGAAAGAATTCGCATGGAATTCCCAGATCTGCAGCTAACTTATGATCATACGCAGAAGATAATTAGCCTATATGGACTGCGTGAGGAAGTTTATAAAGTTAAGGGGGAGATATTGGTTAATGTGCAAAAAATCACTAAGAAATCTGTTACTCTCCACCCTTTCGTTTTCCAGTTTTTACAACGTATTGATAACGAAACCCTGTCACAGAGCCTGTTTTTGTCAAAACACATCAGTGCTTTTTATGAGCTAGGCCCAGATGCTGTCCTCCTGAAAGGAAATGGTGATGAAACTCTCctaaaagcagaagaagagcTAAAGAAGGAACTGGACTACAAAAGCATTGCTTTAGAAGATGAGTCCGTCGTCCAGAAGGAGGAATGGACGGCTCTCACTAAGGAGAACTGCTGTAATGCAACCGTAACAGTCAGTCAGATGGAGGGTGAGATCATTGTTGCTGGCTTTTCTCAAGCAGTAGCAAAAGCCTTTGAAGATCTTTTTAACTTTGTAGATGAGAACACACAAGTACAGAAAGTCATCGGGGGAAAGCCTGTGGCAGTCCTGATGTACATTGAGAAAGAGAAGACCTCTGTCTTGGATGACTTAAAGAGTAAAGGTGTGAAAATTGACTTTAGTAAAGTTGTATCCTTGAGCGGACCCAGAAGAGAGGTGCTGAAGGGGACTACCTTAATTGAGCAAATGCTGTCCGCGCTGTATTACAAGCGTGTGGTAATTAATGAGCCAGGAGTCAAGtcatatttcaaagaaagagaaCCCTTTTTTGCTGCCAGTGTGAAACAGGAGTTTAACTGCCTAATCAGAATGGAAGAGCAGCCAGAAGAGTAtccagaacaacaacaacacagtaATGTAGGCAAGTGCTACACACAGATGACCGTGCAAGGAGTTCTAATAGCGGTTTATAAAGCTGACTTGTGCACTCATCATGTTGATGTTGTGGTGAATGCATCAAACGAAGATCTGAAACACATTGGTGGCCTTGCTTGGGCACTGCTCCAGGCAGCTGGtccagagctgcaggctgagtGTGATGAGGTGGTGAGGAAGATGGGGCGTCTGCAGGCTGGGGACGCGGTGATCACAGGAGCGGGGAAGCTGCCCTGCAAACAGGTCATCCATGCTGTTGGGCCCCGGTGGAAGGAGCAGGATGCAGCAAAGTGTGTGCACTTGTTAAGACGGGCCATTAAAATGAGCCTGCAGCTGGCTGAAACGTATAATCATCGCTCCATAGCTTTCCCTTCTGTAAGCGGAGGGATTTTTGGCTTCCCGCTGCACAAGTGTGTAAATGCGATTGTGTCATCCATCAAGAAAACCCTGGAAGAACTCAATGGGAAAAGCAACTTGAAGGAGATTCATCTTGTGGATATCATAGAGGATAATGTTCAGGCTTTCATCAAGGCActgaaagaagtattttcagaCAATGTACCCGTTAACAACCCGGTGCAGCAGACCAGCAGAGTTCATCAGCCTAGCAAAAGGACAGCTTCTCAAAGCAGCATGAACTTTGCATTGGTGACAACTGTGGAGGGTCTTAACATCATGctgaaaaaaggaagcattGAAGATGTCACA ACAGATGGTGTTGTCATCAGTGTTGGTGGAGATCTACAGCTTGAGAAAGGACAGCTCGCCAAAGCTTTGCTAAGCAAGGCAGGGCCAAGGCTTCAGGCAGATTTACATGACGAAGGCCAAGGAAAATCACCTGTTGAAGGGTCTGTGTTCACAACAAAAGGCTATGGTCTTAGTTGCCATTATGTGTTTCATGCTGTCACACCTGGATGGTTACAGGGAAGTGAATCTGCAATGAAG GTCTTGGGCAAGATCATCACCAAttgcctgcaggctgctgaggaACTATCTTTAAAGTCCGTTACTTTCCCAGCGATTGGAACAGGGAATTTAGGGTTCCCAAATTCTGTTGTTGCTAAATTGCTGTTTGACACGGTATATGAATTcagcagtaaaaggaaaacaaattctctTCGGGAAGTTCACTTTCTGTTGCATCCAAAAGATGTAAATAATATTCAG gcattttcaaatgaatttgaGAGACGGTGTGGCAATGATGTAGATGAGGCTAGCGAAGGCACGG ATTTCTTTGGTCCCATTTCAAACCCAGCACAGGATGTATATGAAATGAGGATTGGCTCCATCACTTTCCAAGTGGCTGCTGGTGATATTACCAAGGAAACTGGAGATGTCATTGTAAACATATCAAACCACACTTTCAACCTCAAAGCAG GTGTCTCTAAAGCGATTTTGGAAGGTGCTGGGAAAGAGGTTGAAAACGAATGTGCTAAATTAG CCTTGCAGCCTCATGATGGCTATATAACGACCGAAGGAGGAAGTTTgccatgcaaaaaaataatccattttattGCCCAAGAGAATATCAAAGTGCCAGTCTCCAAAGTGCTCCAGGAATGTGAATTACAGCAGTACACCTCAGTTACGTTCCCAGCAATTGGAACAG GTCAGGCAGGCCGTTTTCCAGATGCGGTAGCTGATGAGATGATGGACGCAATAACTGACTTTGCAAGGAAGAACTCTACTCCATCTGTGAAAACTATTAAAATAGTCATTTTTCAGCCACATCTGCTGAATGTGTTCCATACAAGCatgaaaaaaagggaaaatcctGGTAAAACTAAATCAAAATCACTTATTTCCTGGATGACAT CATTCCTGATGCCTGAGAAACATCCCccaaaggaaaaatgcaaagtgtttttggaaaataaagttgATCAGGCTGCCGTTCAGATCTGtggggaaaatgagaaacaagtggaaaaagcagaaacctGGCTGAAAAGTACAATTCTGAAGGAGcagtttcaaaaagaaatcaaggaTGACTCCATCTCAGATTTTGATGAGGCAGAGAACGAGGAACTGCGCGACCTACAAAAGAGACTAAATATTGCTCTTTTCTTGGGTGACAACTTTATTCGAATTACAGGATTTAGCAAAGACGTCTGGTTTGCTTACTCAAGTATTCAAGACATAATCCACAGGGTTAAAATTGCTAAATATGAAGTGATCAAGGCAGAACTTTATCAAAACCTAATTGAGTGGAAATACTTGGAAAAGGATTCCTATGTGTCTTTTGACTGTATGACGAATATGTACTTGGAAAGTGCTTttataaaaaagcagaaagatgttTCGATCATCATTAACAAGAAAAAGTACAAGGTGGATGTAGAACGTAGATATGCTACAGATGAGGAAGGACAACGTATAAGACTCACACGTACTGATAAATCTGCAG ATCAAGAATCAACAGCACTCCCAGAAAATTGGGGCGACATGCAAAATCAGCAACTCAAAATAGTGGTATTggaacaaaatacaaaagagtACAAACAAGTGGAGGAAAGTTTTCTGAAGACCAGTCCGTCACTAAATCTAAAAATTGAAAAG ATTGAAAGGGTACAGAACCCATCTTTGTGGAAAGTCTACCAAATAAAAAAGAGTCAAATGGATGAGAAAAACGGCAACAACAATAATGAGAAGCTTCTGTTCCACGGGACCAGTGCAGAGTCGTTAACCTTCATTAACAACTATGGATTTAACCGCAGCTATGCTGGGATGAATG CTGCACAGTATGGAAATGGAACTTACTTTGCTGTTAATGCCAGCTATTCTGCTCATGACACCTACTCAAGACCAGATGGAAATGGGAAGAAGCACATGTACCTGGCTCGAGTCCTTGTTGGAGAGTATTCTCAGGGGACAAAAGGAGCGATTACTCCAGCAGCAAAATCTGCTGGCAGCGCTGTGGATCTGTTTGACAGTTCAACTGATAACGTGAACAATCCATCCatgtttatcatttttaatgatattcAGGCTTACCCGGAGTACCTTATCACTTTCACTAGATGA
- the PARP14 gene encoding protein mono-ADP-ribosyltransferase PARP14 isoform X2, which produces MAGPQPGSFPLLVRGDWGTAEPPAALRKKLLLYFQSTKRSGGGECELRGGAGQLLVCFAQPDVMRRVLDRPAHELEWGPRGKLSLLVTALPQDGSRSPQQPPAEPEAPADEPVPSVRTPAEQDAAAHPQPPAAAGAQEASQWEHPSAEKTELVVKAGEMETAPEPCQVESTEVSLPSPLIVLKNVRENISSYMLTMLVENISGLSEEDGDFSVEMIPELQAAVVAFTGNAATADIVKKLNQSKRAKNQNLTAHLLELTNCIRAENIPPNIPSDYISMYFENKKNGGAQVADVLQLHNEDAAIITFKDHQDVNRILSKQHSLNRRPISVYPYYKSLGTALYGKEGPQIKKPDPVTVPLDPFIWQFLQRKNSLIEVIRSEMANCHCEITWPKGNCAEPKVILHPSAALSERKRSVVQLVRTWNAVASTTFSYSISKYKVEKLKVSTEVWEAIRTNIRAHNELLMIPFTAKGLLVVVGHKDVLKNVVRELNLQIEEVTKEIEREKRTTEEIVILSPGDFAILQSIGLEERIRMEFPDLQLTYDHTQKIISLYGLREEVYKVKGEILVNVQKITKKSVTLHPFVFQFLQRIDNETLSQSLFLSKHISAFYELGPDAVLLKGNGDETLLKAEEELKKELDYKSIALEDESVVQKEEWTALTKENCCNATVTVSQMEGEIIVAGFSQAVAKAFEDLFNFVDENTQVQKVIGGKPVAVLMYIEKEKTSVLDDLKSKGVKIDFSKVVSLSGPRREVLKGTTLIEQMLSALYYKRVVINEPGVKSYFKEREPFFAASVKQEFNCLIRMEEQPEEYPEQQQHSNVGKCYTQMTVQGVLIAVYKADLCTHHVDVVVNASNEDLKHIGGLAWALLQAAGPELQAECDEVVRKMGRLQAGDAVITGAGKLPCKQVIHAVGPRWKEQDAAKCVHLLRRAIKMSLQLAETYNHRSIAFPSVSGGIFGFPLHKCVNAIVSSIKKTLEELNGKSNLKEIHLVDIIEDNVQAFIKALKEVFSDNVPVNNPVQQTSRVHQPSKRTASQSSMNFALVTTVEGLNIMLKKGSIEDVTTDGVVISVGGDLQLEKGQLAKALLSKAGPRLQADLHDEGQGKSPVEGSVFTTKGYGLSCHYVFHAVTPGWLQGSESAMKVLGKIITNCLQAAEELSLKSVTFPAIGTGNLGFPNSVVAKLLFDTVYEFSSKRKTNSLREVHFLLHPKDVNNIQAFSNEFERRCGNDVDEASEGTDFFGPISNPAQDVYEMRIGSITFQVAAGDITKETGDVIVNISNHTFNLKAGVSKAILEGAGKEVENECAKLALQPHDGYITTEGGSLPCKKIIHFIAQENIKVPVSKVLQECELQQYTSVTFPAIGTGQAGRFPDAVADEMMDAITDFARKNSTPSVKTIKIVIFQPHLLNVFHTSMKKRENPGKTKSKSLISWMTSFLMPEKHPPKEKCKVFLENKVDQAAVQICGENEKQVEKAETWLKSTILKEQFQKEIKDDSISDFDEAENEELRDLQKRLNIALFLGDNFIRITGFSKDVWFAYSSIQDIIHRVKIAKYEVIKAELYQNLIEWKYLEKDSYVSFDCMTNMYLESAFIKKQKDVSIIINKKKYKVDVERRYATDEEGQRIRLTRTDKSADQESTALPENWGDMQNQQLKIVVLEQNTKEYKQVEESFLKTSPSLNLKIEKIERVQNPSLWKVYQIKKSQMDEKNGNNNNEKLLFHGTSAESLTFINNYGFNRSYAGMNAAQYGNGTYFAVNASYSAHDTYSRPDGNGKKHMYLARVLVGEYSQGTKGAITPAAKSAGSAVDLFDSSTDNVNNPSMFIIFNDIQAYPEYLITFTR; this is translated from the exons ATGGCGGGGCCGCAGCCGGGCTCCTTCCCGCTGCTGGTGCGCGGGGATTGGGGCACCGCGGAGCCGCCGGCCGCGCTGCGCAAGAAGCTGCTGCTCTACTTCCAGAGCACGAAGCGCTCGGGCGGCGGCGAGTGCGAACTGCGGGGGGGAGCCGGGCAGCTGCTCGTCTGCTTCGCCCAACCCGACG TGATGCGGCGGGTGCTGGACCGGCCGGCGCACGAGCTCGAGTGGGGACCCCGCGGGAAGCTGTCGCTGCTGGTCACCGCGCTGCCGCAGGATGGCTCCCGTTCCCCGCAGCAGCCGCCGGCGGAGCCCGAGGCGCCAG CTGACGAACCCGTGCCGTCTGTGCGCACCCCCGCGGAGCAGGATGCCGCCGCGCATCCCCAGCCGCCGGCCGCAG CTGGTGCCCAAGAAGCCTCGCAATGGGAGCATCCATCAGCTGAGAAGACCGAGCTGGTTGTGAAAGCTGGTGAGATGGAGACTGCCCCGGAGCCTTGCCAAGTGGAAAGCACTGAAgtatcccttccttcccccttaATCGTGCTTAAAAATGTGCGGGAAAACATAAGCAGTTATATGTTAACCATGTTGGTGGAGAACATCAGTGGCTTGTCGGAGGAAGATGGTGACTTCAGTGTGGAAATGATACCTgaactgcaggctgctgttgttgcttttactGGAAATGCTG CTACAGCAGACATCGTTAAGAAGCTAAATCAAAGCAAAAGGGCAAAGAATCAAAACTTGACTGCGCATCTCCTTGAGTTAACAAACTGTATTAGAGCTGAAAATATACCACCTAACATACCCAGTGACTATATATCTATGTACTTTGAGAACAAGAAGAATGGAGGTGCACAAGTGGCAGACGTTCTTCAACTGCATAATGAAGATGCAGCTATCATTACGTTCAAGGACCATCAAG atgtAAACAGAATCTTGTCAAAGCAGCACTCGCTCAACAGAAGACCGATATCTGTCTATCCTTACTACAAGTCCCTGGGAACAGCTCTGTATGGAAAGGAAGGGCCACAGATAAAGAAACCAGATCCAGTTACGGTGCCACTGGACCCCTTTATCTGGCAGTTCTTACAGAGAAAGAATAGCCTCATTGAAGTGATACGTTCTGAGATGGCAAATTGTCATTGTGAGATAACATGGCCTAAAGGCAACTGTGCAGAGCCAAAAGTTATTCTGCatccttcagctgctttgtcTGAGAGGAAGAGGTCGGTGGTTCAGTTGGTCAGGACATGGAATGCAGTGGCTTCCACAACGTTTTCATACAGCATATCCAAATACAAAGTAGAGAAGCTTAAAGTAAGCACGGAGGTGTGGGAAGCCATTAGAACCAACATTAGAGCCCACAACGAACTTTTGATGATCCCATTTACTGCCAAGGGTTTACTTGTTGTAGTAGGCCACAAAGACGTTCTGAAGAATGTTGTCCGAGAACTGAATTTGCAGATAGAAGAAGTCACcaaagaaattgaaagagaaaagcgAACAACTGAAGAAATAGTGATTCTGAGTCCAGGGGATTTTGCAATTTTGCAGAGTATTGGGCTTGAAGAAAGAATTCGCATGGAATTCCCAGATCTGCAGCTAACTTATGATCATACGCAGAAGATAATTAGCCTATATGGACTGCGTGAGGAAGTTTATAAAGTTAAGGGGGAGATATTGGTTAATGTGCAAAAAATCACTAAGAAATCTGTTACTCTCCACCCTTTCGTTTTCCAGTTTTTACAACGTATTGATAACGAAACCCTGTCACAGAGCCTGTTTTTGTCAAAACACATCAGTGCTTTTTATGAGCTAGGCCCAGATGCTGTCCTCCTGAAAGGAAATGGTGATGAAACTCTCctaaaagcagaagaagagcTAAAGAAGGAACTGGACTACAAAAGCATTGCTTTAGAAGATGAGTCCGTCGTCCAGAAGGAGGAATGGACGGCTCTCACTAAGGAGAACTGCTGTAATGCAACCGTAACAGTCAGTCAGATGGAGGGTGAGATCATTGTTGCTGGCTTTTCTCAAGCAGTAGCAAAAGCCTTTGAAGATCTTTTTAACTTTGTAGATGAGAACACACAAGTACAGAAAGTCATCGGGGGAAAGCCTGTGGCAGTCCTGATGTACATTGAGAAAGAGAAGACCTCTGTCTTGGATGACTTAAAGAGTAAAGGTGTGAAAATTGACTTTAGTAAAGTTGTATCCTTGAGCGGACCCAGAAGAGAGGTGCTGAAGGGGACTACCTTAATTGAGCAAATGCTGTCCGCGCTGTATTACAAGCGTGTGGTAATTAATGAGCCAGGAGTCAAGtcatatttcaaagaaagagaaCCCTTTTTTGCTGCCAGTGTGAAACAGGAGTTTAACTGCCTAATCAGAATGGAAGAGCAGCCAGAAGAGTAtccagaacaacaacaacacagtaATGTAGGCAAGTGCTACACACAGATGACCGTGCAAGGAGTTCTAATAGCGGTTTATAAAGCTGACTTGTGCACTCATCATGTTGATGTTGTGGTGAATGCATCAAACGAAGATCTGAAACACATTGGTGGCCTTGCTTGGGCACTGCTCCAGGCAGCTGGtccagagctgcaggctgagtGTGATGAGGTGGTGAGGAAGATGGGGCGTCTGCAGGCTGGGGACGCGGTGATCACAGGAGCGGGGAAGCTGCCCTGCAAACAGGTCATCCATGCTGTTGGGCCCCGGTGGAAGGAGCAGGATGCAGCAAAGTGTGTGCACTTGTTAAGACGGGCCATTAAAATGAGCCTGCAGCTGGCTGAAACGTATAATCATCGCTCCATAGCTTTCCCTTCTGTAAGCGGAGGGATTTTTGGCTTCCCGCTGCACAAGTGTGTAAATGCGATTGTGTCATCCATCAAGAAAACCCTGGAAGAACTCAATGGGAAAAGCAACTTGAAGGAGATTCATCTTGTGGATATCATAGAGGATAATGTTCAGGCTTTCATCAAGGCActgaaagaagtattttcagaCAATGTACCCGTTAACAACCCGGTGCAGCAGACCAGCAGAGTTCATCAGCCTAGCAAAAGGACAGCTTCTCAAAGCAGCATGAACTTTGCATTGGTGACAACTGTGGAGGGTCTTAACATCATGctgaaaaaaggaagcattGAAGATGTCACA ACAGATGGTGTTGTCATCAGTGTTGGTGGAGATCTACAGCTTGAGAAAGGACAGCTCGCCAAAGCTTTGCTAAGCAAGGCAGGGCCAAGGCTTCAGGCAGATTTACATGACGAAGGCCAAGGAAAATCACCTGTTGAAGGGTCTGTGTTCACAACAAAAGGCTATGGTCTTAGTTGCCATTATGTGTTTCATGCTGTCACACCTGGATGGTTACAGGGAAGTGAATCTGCAATGAAG GTCTTGGGCAAGATCATCACCAAttgcctgcaggctgctgaggaACTATCTTTAAAGTCCGTTACTTTCCCAGCGATTGGAACAGGGAATTTAGGGTTCCCAAATTCTGTTGTTGCTAAATTGCTGTTTGACACGGTATATGAATTcagcagtaaaaggaaaacaaattctctTCGGGAAGTTCACTTTCTGTTGCATCCAAAAGATGTAAATAATATTCAG gcattttcaaatgaatttgaGAGACGGTGTGGCAATGATGTAGATGAGGCTAGCGAAGGCACGG ATTTCTTTGGTCCCATTTCAAACCCAGCACAGGATGTATATGAAATGAGGATTGGCTCCATCACTTTCCAAGTGGCTGCTGGTGATATTACCAAGGAAACTGGAGATGTCATTGTAAACATATCAAACCACACTTTCAACCTCAAAGCAG GTGTCTCTAAAGCGATTTTGGAAGGTGCTGGGAAAGAGGTTGAAAACGAATGTGCTAAATTAG CCTTGCAGCCTCATGATGGCTATATAACGACCGAAGGAGGAAGTTTgccatgcaaaaaaataatccattttattGCCCAAGAGAATATCAAAGTGCCAGTCTCCAAAGTGCTCCAGGAATGTGAATTACAGCAGTACACCTCAGTTACGTTCCCAGCAATTGGAACAG GTCAGGCAGGCCGTTTTCCAGATGCGGTAGCTGATGAGATGATGGACGCAATAACTGACTTTGCAAGGAAGAACTCTACTCCATCTGTGAAAACTATTAAAATAGTCATTTTTCAGCCACATCTGCTGAATGTGTTCCATACAAGCatgaaaaaaagggaaaatcctGGTAAAACTAAATCAAAATCACTTATTTCCTGGATGACAT CATTCCTGATGCCTGAGAAACATCCCccaaaggaaaaatgcaaagtgtttttggaaaataaagttgATCAGGCTGCCGTTCAGATCTGtggggaaaatgagaaacaagtggaaaaagcagaaacctGGCTGAAAAGTACAATTCTGAAGGAGcagtttcaaaaagaaatcaaggaTGACTCCATCTCAGATTTTGATGAGGCAGAGAACGAGGAACTGCGCGACCTACAAAAGAGACTAAATATTGCTCTTTTCTTGGGTGACAACTTTATTCGAATTACAGGATTTAGCAAAGACGTCTGGTTTGCTTACTCAAGTATTCAAGACATAATCCACAGGGTTAAAATTGCTAAATATGAAGTGATCAAGGCAGAACTTTATCAAAACCTAATTGAGTGGAAATACTTGGAAAAGGATTCCTATGTGTCTTTTGACTGTATGACGAATATGTACTTGGAAAGTGCTTttataaaaaagcagaaagatgttTCGATCATCATTAACAAGAAAAAGTACAAGGTGGATGTAGAACGTAGATATGCTACAGATGAGGAAGGACAACGTATAAGACTCACACGTACTGATAAATCTGCAG ATCAAGAATCAACAGCACTCCCAGAAAATTGGGGCGACATGCAAAATCAGCAACTCAAAATAGTGGTATTggaacaaaatacaaaagagtACAAACAAGTGGAGGAAAGTTTTCTGAAGACCAGTCCGTCACTAAATCTAAAAATTGAAAAG ATTGAAAGGGTACAGAACCCATCTTTGTGGAAAGTCTACCAAATAAAAAAGAGTCAAATGGATGAGAAAAACGGCAACAACAATAATGAGAAGCTTCTGTTCCACGGGACCAGTGCAGAGTCGTTAACCTTCATTAACAACTATGGATTTAACCGCAGCTATGCTGGGATGAATG CTGCACAGTATGGAAATGGAACTTACTTTGCTGTTAATGCCAGCTATTCTGCTCATGACACCTACTCAAGACCAGATGGAAATGGGAAGAAGCACATGTACCTGGCTCGAGTCCTTGTTGGAGAGTATTCTCAGGGGACAAAAGGAGCGATTACTCCAGCAGCAAAATCTGCTGGCAGCGCTGTGGATCTGTTTGACAGTTCAACTGATAACGTGAACAATCCATCCatgtttatcatttttaatgatattcAGGCTTACCCGGAGTACCTTATCACTTTCACTAGATGA